CGGCTGCGTGTGTCTTCCATATACTGCATCACGCCTGGATAACGTTCAAAATACGTATCCATGTAGTGCTGAGCTTCATGACGAGGGATCCCTAGCTGCTTAGCCAAACCAAAGGCACTCATGCCATAGATTAAACCAAAGTTAACGGCTTTCGCCTTACGACGTTGCTCGCTCGTCACTTGATCAATCGTCACTCCTAAAATTTCTGCCGCGGTTGCCGAGTGAATGTCTTTCCCCTCTTTAAAGGCTGACAATAGCGCAGCATCACCCGATAAATGGGCCATAATACGTAACTCGATTTGCGAGTAATCGACCGCCATGATTTTATGGCCATGGGGGGCAACAAATGCTTGGCGAATACGACGCCCTTCTTCATTACGTACTGGAATATTCTGTAAGTTTGGCTCTGTCGATGATAAACGTCCCGTTGCCGTCACCGCTTGATGATAAGACGTATGGACTCGCCCTGTTTCCGCATTAATCATTTTCGGTAGTTTATCGGTATAGGTCGATTTTAATTTTGCCAGACCACGGTACTCTAGGAGCACGGCAGGGAGTGGGTAATCTAACGCCAACTCTTGTAATACTTCTTCATTAGTCGATGGAGCGCCTGAAGGCGTTTTCTTCACAACTGGCAATTCCATTTTATCGAATAGAATCGCTTGTAATTGCTTAGGCGAGCCAAGATTAAATTCTTGTCCTGCGATGTCGTAAGCCTTTTGCTCTAACTCATCAAGACGTAAAGAGAGTTCTTGAGACTGGGCCCCTAACAGCATGTCATCAATGAACACACCCGTCCGTTCCATACGTGATAAAACCGGAACCAAAGGGATCTCTATATCGTTATAAATGGTTTCTAATGACCCATCACCTATCATTTGCTGTTGCAGTGCATTGTGTAAACGCAAAGTCACATCAGCATCTTCTGCTGCATACGGCCCGGCTTCATCTAAATCAATTTGATTAAACGTCAGTTGCGCCTTACCTTTGCCCGCAATTTGTTCGAACGAAATGCAGCTGTGCTGTAAAAAACGTAATGCTAAGCTATCCATATCATGCTTACCGCCTACACTATTGTAGACATAGGATGCGAGCATAGTGTCATGCTTGATACCTTGCATGTGGATATTATAACGAGCCAGTACACTCATATCATATTTAAGGTTCTGTCCAACCTTGGCAAGGTTGGCATCTTCCAATAGTGGTTTTAATTGCTCTAATACCCAATCACGCCCCAATTGTGTTGGCGCATCAAGGTAATCGTGAGCCACAGGAACATACGCGGCCAGCCCTTCTTCAATCGCAAATGACACGCCAACTAAATTAGCAACCATATAGTTTAAGCTATCGGTCTCGGTATCAAATGCAACAACCTCTGCGGACTTGAGTTTTTCCAGCCACTCAGTGAATGTCGCTTCATCCAAAATAGTGACATACTGGC
This DNA window, taken from Vibrio palustris, encodes the following:
- the polA gene encoding DNA polymerase I, giving the protein MARIPENPLILIDGSSYLYRAFHAYPGTMSNGDIPTNAVFGVVNMVRSLMRQFSSERIAVVFDAKGKTFRDEMYAEYKANRPPMPDELRCQIEPLHAIIKALGLPLICHEGVEADDVIGTLASQASHAGLPVLISTGDKDMAQLVDDNVTLINTMTNVVMDRDGVVDKFGIPPELIIDYLALMGDKVDNIPGVPGVGTKTATALLQGIGGLKELYNNLDAIADLGFRGSKTMAKKLIDNKKEAELSYELATIKLDVEMDLAPHDLDKTKPDVDALIELYGKMAFKSWLAELLDGGDGVVVADEKSGAGRYQAADKAAPQANAAKIDRSQYVTILDEATFTEWLEKLKSAEVVAFDTETDSLNYMVANLVGVSFAIEEGLAAYVPVAHDYLDAPTQLGRDWVLEQLKPLLEDANLAKVGQNLKYDMSVLARYNIHMQGIKHDTMLASYVYNSVGGKHDMDSLALRFLQHSCISFEQIAGKGKAQLTFNQIDLDEAGPYAAEDADVTLRLHNALQQQMIGDGSLETIYNDIEIPLVPVLSRMERTGVFIDDMLLGAQSQELSLRLDELEQKAYDIAGQEFNLGSPKQLQAILFDKMELPVVKKTPSGAPSTNEEVLQELALDYPLPAVLLEYRGLAKLKSTYTDKLPKMINAETGRVHTSYHQAVTATGRLSSTEPNLQNIPVRNEEGRRIRQAFVAPHGHKIMAVDYSQIELRIMAHLSGDAALLSAFKEGKDIHSATAAEILGVTIDQVTSEQRRKAKAVNFGLIYGMSAFGLAKQLGIPRHEAQHYMDTYFERYPGVMQYMEDTRSRASAQGYVETIYGRRLHLPEISSRNGMRRKAAERAAINAPMQGTAADIIKKAMLLVDEWIENEGDGRVRLLMQVHDELVLEVQEQHLAEIETKVRDLMESAAQLEVPLIAEAGHGDNWEQAH